The Pseudomonas sp. MPC6 nucleotide sequence AGTAGGAGTTTCTAAGCCATCGACATCGGCAGAGTATTTGCCATCACCATTCTTGGAGTTGACAGAGATCGAATCAGCACCCGCGCCACTGGTAAACACCAGGTTTTCGCCGGAATCGGATTTGACTTCCAAGGTATTATTGAGTTCGTCGTAATTGACGCTAATGCCCAGTTTTGCAGCATTGGACTTCAACTGATCAGCCAAGCTTGCTGTTGTAGTGACACCTATGAAGCTGACCTCTTTACCATCGCCCACTGTCAATTTAAAGTTAGCCGGAACCCCAGCAACAGGGGTGGCGTTTAAAGGATCACCAAGAGTAACATCCTCATTTACAGTGAACTTCACTTCAGTGCTGGCGGCTGCACTCAAACCACCAATGGAACCATTGAGTTTGGCCGCGATATCTTTTGCTGAAGCACCAAGATCATAGTCGATAGTTTTAGTTTGACCGTTACCGGTTACAACGATGTTTCCAGCAGCAAGACCGTCTGCAGAAATTGCAACGGCGGAGCTTTTGACTTGCTGCGATCCAATCTTGTTGGCCGCTACGTTTTCCAGGCTCAGGTTGATGGTTTCATTAGCGTTGGCGCCAACTTGAATAGCCTTAGTACCGTACGAACCGTTAAGCAGCTTCTGGCCACCGAAAGTAGTGGTTTCAGCGATACGGGTCAATTCAGAAGTGAGCGCTTGGTACTCGTCATTGTTCGACTTACGGTCGTCAGCGCTCAAGGAGCCGGTAGCCGAGGACAGTGCCAGAGTACGCATTTTCTGCAGGATGTCGGTCGAAGCCTGCATCGCACCTTCAGCTGTTTGCGCGATGGAGATGCCATCGTTCACGTTCTTGACTGCTTGACCCAGGCCGTTGATCTGGCTGGTCAGACGGTTGGAGATCTGCAGGCCGGCAGCGTCGTCTTTAGCGCTGTTGATGCGCAGGCCAGAAGAAAGGCGCTGCATGGAAGTGGCCAGGGCGCCGCTGGCTTTGTTCAGGTTGCCCTGAGTGCTGACGGAGGCAATGTTGGTGTTAACAGATAAAGCCATGACGAAATCCTCACTGGATGGATACTGCGGCTTCCGGCCCTGGCAACCGCCGGGTGTGGCCTAGAGAACCTTCGTAATAGTTATCGTCGTGAAAACGCTTTGCTTGAGGGTTTTTTTCGAAATGTTTAGTGGCAGGGTGCCAGCCCTTTATTTTCAAGGTGTTAGAGATAGAACCCCGGCGCCAGAAAACGCAAAACGCCCGGCAACTGTGGTTACCGGGCGTTTTTATGCAAGATCGCTAAGGCGAAGTCAGTCAGCCGCGAAAAAGAATCGCCGAGCCCCACGACAGGCCTACACCGAACCCGCTGATGGCAACCCGCGTCCACTTGGAATCGAACACGTGGTTCTGCAGCAACAGCGGAATGCTGGAAGACACCGTGTTACCGGTCTCGAGCATGTCCTTGATGAACTTCTCCGGCTCGCCTTCTTCAAAGCGCCGCGCCACGGCGTCGACAATCGCCGCGCTGCCCTGGTGAATGCAGAAGGCATCGATGTCACCGGCCTGCAAATTGGACTCGTCCAGCAACTCATGCAAATGCGCCGGGACTTTCAGCAGTGCGAAGTTGAACACCTGGCGACCGTTCATGAAGAACACGCCGTCGGTGACCTTGAGGTGCGGTGCTCCGGAACCGTCGGTGCCGAACTTCGATTTGCCCAGCTGCCAGACAGCGTTTTCGCCCATCCAGGTCGCGGTAGCGGCATCGCCGAACAGCATGGTGGTGTTGCGATCTTCCGGGTCGACGATTTTCGAGTACGGGTCGGCGGTGACCAGCAGGCCGTTCTTCAGCCCCGTCGCCTCCATGAACCCCTTGAGGGCATAGATGCCGTAGACGTAGCCGGAGCAGCCCAGGGAGATATCGAACGCAGCCACGTGCGTCGGCAGGCCCAGTTTGTCCTGAACGATTGCAGCGGTGTGCGGCAAGCCTTCCTCATCGCCGTTCTGGGTCACGACGATCAGGCAGTCGATGGATTCACGCTTCAGCTCGGGACTGGCGGCGAACAGCGCATTGACCGCTTCGACGCACAGATCGGAGGTTTCCTGGTCGGCGCCCTTGCGCGGCAGGAACGCCGAGCCGATCTTGCCAAGGATAAAGGTTTCGTCCTTGTCGAACTTTGCACCCTGGGCGTAGTTGTCAACCCCGGCTGTCGGCACATAACTCGCTATATTTTTTATGCCAATCATTATGGCTTCCCAATAATAAACAGCTGAATATCACCGCTCGCAGCAGCGAGGGCGTCTACAGTCAGGGCTTGGCCCCCAGTGGAGGCACCGTCGGAACTCAAGGGCCCGCCACCTTCACCGCCCGCAGACAGGATACAGTGAAGATGCGCGTTTTGACTGACGGGTCACTTAGAGTTCGCGGCTTTATTTGATTTTGTGGCCGACCCGCCTTCTCTTACCAACTAAAAAGAAGCAAAAAAAAGCCCAGCTTCCTTGACGGGAGCTGGCCGCGAGCGGTCAAGACGACTCAAAGCTTGTTGAACAGCCCCAGCTGGGAAATTTTCGAGAACGCCAGTTGCGCCGCTTGCAGCATGGTCTGTTGCAAGGTCAACCGCGTCAGCACCTCCGCCGGGTCCGTATCTTCGATCGAGGCCTGGGCAGCGGTATTGAGCAGTTTGGTGCTTTGAATCTGATCACGCTGCATATCCATCACGTTGCCCCGGGCGCCGATCGCGCCACGTGCCAGGTCAACCTGATTTTTGGCATTACTCAGGTTGGAAATGGTGGAGGCCACCACATTGTCCAGATTGCGCTGGGCAACGGGATCGCCCTGGACCGGTGTTTCGAGGGCCTTGCGCAGTTGACTGAGTGTATCCAGTGGGCTTTGGGTCTGATGCGAGTTGACCGCAATATCAAACTGATCGTTCGCCGCCGGCGTGCCATCCAGGGTAAAGCTGACACCGGCAGCCGTGGCCACGCCGCCTGCCACAGATCCGGCAGTGACTACCGGCACGCTGTCAGGGGTCAATGGTCGAGCGTACAGATCAAAGGTCGTCGGGCTGGTGAACTTCAGCACCGCCCCGCCTTCAGGGAAAAAGCTTTGGTATTTCGCCGCATTGGTAACCGACGCCTGGCTGACCAAAGCGGTCGAGCTGTTGCCCGGCGAGCGCGAGCTTACGAAGCTATCCGGCTTGGCCTCCAATTTAAAGCTGTGGCCGGTGATCACGGTATCGGCGTTAGCCGGGTCGTCACCTGCCTTATAGGTGATATCCAACGCGAAGGTCACCCCACGGAAAGTGATATCGGAACCGCCCTTGGCATCGGGGTCGAACTTGCCACCCTGGCTCGCCTCCGCGGTCACGTCATTACCCACCGAATCCTTGATCGAGAACTGAGTGCTGCTGGTGAACGACAGGGTGTAGGGCCCGCCGCTGCGGAAGCTCGAATCAAAAGACGGGCCTGAGTTCACCACGCCGGGCGACAGCGAGACCCGTCCGTCATCGACCGCTGGCGCCGTCAGGGTAGTCGAACTGCGACTGGAGTTGATCGCCTGCTGGAAAACCTCCCAGCCCGTGTCGTTGAGCCCCAGCGCCATCGAGTCGCCGATTTTCAGTTGCAGCTGGGTCTGGTCACCCTGATAGCTGTAGGTGCCATCGCTATTGCGTGCAAAAGGCGGGGTGTTGTTGCTGGCGCCGGAAAAGATGTACTTGCCGTTGGCGTCCTTGCTGTTCATCAAGCTCAGCAACTGCTCCTCGGCCTGCCCGACTTCCGCGCCGATGGTTTTGCGGTCGTCGTCGCTCAAGGAGGCACTGCCGGCACGCACCGTCAGCTCGCTGACTTTTTGCAGCAAGTCATTGATGCTGTTCAGCACGCTTTCTTCCTGAGCCTGGGCCGTGCCCAGCGCGCTGATGTTGCTGGAATATTGATCCAGCATCGATTTCTGCTGATCAAGCTGCATCAACCGCGCCGCACCCACAGGATCATCCGCGGCCGTCGTCAGCTTCACACCGCTGCTGGCCTGCTCGGCCGACTTCATCAGGTTATTGAGGTTGCGCTGATAGTTGGCGGCCGTTGTCGCATAGTACTGTGCAGTAGAAATACGCATGTTCTACGGCTCCTTAAAGGGCATTGAGCAGAGTGCTGAAGATTTCCTGCGCAGACTTGATGATCTGCGATGAGGCCGAGTAGTACTGCTGGAATTTGATCAAATTGCCGGTCTCTTCATCGAGATCGACACCCGACAGCGAATCCCGCGAATCCCTGGCCTGGGTCAGGATGGCGCCGGTGGCGGTGGCGTCCATCTGACCTTGCTTGGTCTTGGAGCCGACCGTCGACACCAGGCCGCCATAGGCGTCGGTCAAACTGACGCCCGGGCTGGTGGTAGTAGCACCGACCGTGGCCTTGGTTTGCAGACCGAGCAGCGCTTGAGTGTTGCGGTTGTCGGTGCTGCCCGGGGCGGTCATCGCGATATTGAAACTGTCGCCTTCGGCCGGGCTGCCACTAACGGTCATGGCCACACCAAAGGTTTTCGCCGCGCCGGAACCGTCGGTGAAGGGCACCTGGATATCCAGCCCATTGTTCTGGCCGGGCACGATATTGCCTTTGCCGATGCTGCCGCCCTTGGCGTCGAATACCTCGTACGCGGTGCTGCTGGTCATCAGCAAGCGTATTGGCATTGCCGCCTTGACCGCATTTTGCACGTCCTGACGCTGCACCGGATTGTAGATGTCCAGGCTGGTGCTCAGGTTCGGCTGGCTGACCGCACCGGTACCGTCATTGCCCTGGGCATTCGTAGAGGTCAGTGGTGCGGCCGTGGCCAGACGCTTGATGTCGGTCATGACAGTGGTCATGTCAGCCGCTGCACCGCGGGTCGGGGTGACCTTAAAAGTGTCGCCGGCACTGACCGAACCGTTGAGGCTCAGGCTGAAACCATCAATCACCGGTACCGGGGACTTATCGAAAGTGAAGTTGCCCATGTCGGTGTTGTCCGACAGACGACGAACGCTGTAGCCCTTGTCGGTGACGGTCACTTGGTAATCGCTGGCCACCAGCTTGCTGGTGTCTTTGATGGTCACGTCCAGATTGCCGGACGCCGGTTTGTTGTTGCCATTGGCAATGCTGCGCTGGCTGATGGCGAGAGCACTGTTGATGTCGTTGAATAATGCCGAGCCGAAATTGCCGCTCTGATCCAGCCCCTGCCCCAACTGCTTGTTGACCTGGTCGGCCACTACCATGGCGATCCGACCCAGCCCATTGACTGCCGGCGACAGCACATCGTCGCGGTAACGCAACAGGCCGCCCATCTCGCCGCCGCTGACCACGTTGGTGATATCGATCGTGGAAGAGCCACGATCCATGATGATCGCGGAACGAGTCGGGTCAGCCTTGTCGGCCTCTACGCGTAACGCATTGACAGTATTGCCGATGACCAGCGGCTGGCCGCTGCCCAGGTAAATATCCAGGCTGCCGTTGTTTTCGGTGACCTGGGTGCCGACCAGTTCGGAGAGCTGGCGCACGGTTTCGTTGCGTTGGTCCAGCAACTCATTGGGTGTACCACCGGAACCGCTGACTTCGCTGATTTTCTTGTTGTAGGAGGCAACGGTAGCAGCCAGCTTGTTGACCTGTTCGGCCATCGCACCCAACTGATCGTTGATGTACGAGCCCTGCTGACTCAGTTGCTGCGAGATGGCATTGAAGCGGCTGCTCAACCCCTGCGCGTTGGTCAACAGCGCTTGGCGCGCGGCGGTGTCGTTGGCGTTGCCGGACAGCGTCTGCAAGGACGCGAAGAACGATTGCAGCGACTTGGTGATGCCAGTGCTGCCATCGGACAGCAGCTTGTCCACCTGGGTTGCCTGGCCCAGATAAGCCTGTGCATCGCTATTTAGCGAAGTGGTGGTCTGCAACTGCGCGCCGAGGTAACTGTTGTAGACCCGACGTACGTCAGACAACGTCGTACCGGAGCCGATGAATACATTGCCGTACTGATTGGAGCCTTTGCTGCTCTGCACAGTTTGCTGGCGTGAATACCCGGCGGTGTCGACGTTGGCAATGTTATTGCCAGTCGTCAGCAACGAAGAATGGCCTGCAGCCAGCCCCGACATCCCGATATTGAGCAAACTCATGATTCAGACCCTTATGCCTATAAAGGCGTGGTGGAAACGCCCGCCGCAGCGTAGTTCTGGTAACTGGTCATCTGCCTGGCTATCTGCGAAATCTTGCTGGCGTAGTCCGGGTCGGTGGCGTAACCGGCCTTCTGCAACTCGCGCACAAATTGTTCCGGGTTATCGGCGGATTTCACCACGTCTTGATAACGATTGTTCGATTGCAGCAAGGTCACCAGGTCATGGAAGCTGTCCTTGTACGAGGCGTAGGAACGGAACTGCGCCGTTTCCTTGACCATTGCGCCATTTCTGAATTCGCTGGTGATCGCCCGCGCCGAGTCGCCCTGCCAGCTGCTGCCGGCCTTGATGCCGAA carries:
- the flgK gene encoding flagellar hook-associated protein FlgK, with the protein product MSLLNIGMSGLAAGHSSLLTTGNNIANVDTAGYSRQQTVQSSKGSNQYGNVFIGSGTTLSDVRRVYNSYLGAQLQTTTSLNSDAQAYLGQATQVDKLLSDGSTGITKSLQSFFASLQTLSGNANDTAARQALLTNAQGLSSRFNAISQQLSQQGSYINDQLGAMAEQVNKLAATVASYNKKISEVSGSGGTPNELLDQRNETVRQLSELVGTQVTENNGSLDIYLGSGQPLVIGNTVNALRVEADKADPTRSAIIMDRGSSTIDITNVVSGGEMGGLLRYRDDVLSPAVNGLGRIAMVVADQVNKQLGQGLDQSGNFGSALFNDINSALAISQRSIANGNNKPASGNLDVTIKDTSKLVASDYQVTVTDKGYSVRRLSDNTDMGNFTFDKSPVPVIDGFSLSLNGSVSAGDTFKVTPTRGAAADMTTVMTDIKRLATAAPLTSTNAQGNDGTGAVSQPNLSTSLDIYNPVQRQDVQNAVKAAMPIRLLMTSSTAYEVFDAKGGSIGKGNIVPGQNNGLDIQVPFTDGSGAAKTFGVAMTVSGSPAEGDSFNIAMTAPGSTDNRNTQALLGLQTKATVGATTTSPGVSLTDAYGGLVSTVGSKTKQGQMDATATGAILTQARDSRDSLSGVDLDEETGNLIKFQQYYSASSQIIKSAQEIFSTLLNAL
- a CDS encoding flagellin, giving the protein MALSVNTNIASVSTQGNLNKASGALATSMQRLSSGLRINSAKDDAAGLQISNRLTSQINGLGQAVKNVNDGISIAQTAEGAMQASTDILQKMRTLALSSATGSLSADDRKSNNDEYQALTSELTRIAETTTFGGQKLLNGSYGTKAIQVGANANETINLSLENVAANKIGSQQVKSSAVAISADGLAAGNIVVTGNGQTKTIDYDLGASAKDIAAKLNGSIGGLSAAASTEVKFTVNEDVTLGDPLNATPVAGVPANFKLTVGDGKEVSFIGVTTTASLADQLKSNAAKLGISVNYDELNNTLEVKSDSGENLVFTSGAGADSISVNSKNGDGKYSADVDGLETPTALSSTADAVATVTGQIALDSAKGYSLANGDTGTAVSDLFGGPSISSQKTSISDTNVTDATNAQNALAVIDKAIGTIDSTRSNLGATQNRLTTTADNLQNIQKNSTAARSTIQDVDFAAETAELTKQQTLQSASTAILSQANQLPSSVLKLLQ
- a CDS encoding flagellar hook-associated protein 3 — its product is MRISTAQYYATTAANYQRNLNNLMKSAEQASSGVKLTTAADDPVGAARLMQLDQQKSMLDQYSSNISALGTAQAQEESVLNSINDLLQKVSELTVRAGSASLSDDDRKTIGAEVGQAEEQLLSLMNSKDANGKYIFSGASNNTPPFARNSDGTYSYQGDQTQLQLKIGDSMALGLNDTGWEVFQQAINSSRSSTTLTAPAVDDGRVSLSPGVVNSGPSFDSSFRSGGPYTLSFTSSTQFSIKDSVGNDVTAEASQGGKFDPDAKGGSDITFRGVTFALDITYKAGDDPANADTVITGHSFKLEAKPDSFVSSRSPGNSSTALVSQASVTNAAKYQSFFPEGGAVLKFTSPTTFDLYARPLTPDSVPVVTAGSVAGGVATAAGVSFTLDGTPAANDQFDIAVNSHQTQSPLDTLSQLRKALETPVQGDPVAQRNLDNVVASTISNLSNAKNQVDLARGAIGARGNVMDMQRDQIQSTKLLNTAAQASIEDTDPAEVLTRLTLQQTMLQAAQLAFSKISQLGLFNKL
- a CDS encoding ketoacyl-ACP synthase III — protein: MIGIKNIASYVPTAGVDNYAQGAKFDKDETFILGKIGSAFLPRKGADQETSDLCVEAVNALFAASPELKRESIDCLIVVTQNGDEEGLPHTAAIVQDKLGLPTHVAAFDISLGCSGYVYGIYALKGFMEATGLKNGLLVTADPYSKIVDPEDRNTTMLFGDAATATWMGENAVWQLGKSKFGTDGSGAPHLKVTDGVFFMNGRQVFNFALLKVPAHLHELLDESNLQAGDIDAFCIHQGSAAIVDAVARRFEEGEPEKFIKDMLETGNTVSSSIPLLLQNHVFDSKWTRVAISGFGVGLSWGSAILFRG